From Proteus vulgaris:
ACTTCTAAAAGCTGGTGGTTGTTAGATAATCCTGCCTGATATTGAGCGAAGCCCTGATTACACGACTGAGGTAACAGAGCTATAACCCTTTACTTATATTACCTTTTATTTCTACCGATTAGCTCACGGTATTAAAAATACTAATATTCGTTATATAGTATTTACCTTTGGCTAAAACAGGATACTGTAGCGTGATATGTTGCACTTAAATGCTACTTTAAGACCTTATGAATAATGACTATTAGCAATAGACTAGTGGGAAAGCTCAGCATTGCAAAAGTAGAAATCAATTCATTTGATTGAGTTAACATATCTGCAATTTCTTGTAGTCCTTGGGGCGTTAGTTGGTCTGACCAAGGTTGATCAAGTTGGTATTTTTTAGTAACCGCATATCCCATCTTTAATAAAAAAAGAATTAAATAATTCGTAATTATAATAAATACCGTTAAGGCCCACTTTACTATACTTTTAGCTTTCATCAGGGGTCTCTGCATCAAAAGTGCTACCAAAAATACCTCTGGATCCCTCAGATGAAATACCGGACGAGCCTACGGTTGATAAGCTTTGGGTTCCTGCTTCATAGCCAGATTGCTTAACTCCTTTCTCAGTGGGTTTTCCGCTATTAATATTAGGATATTTTTCTTTAAACACACCTGTCATTTCAATAATAGTCAGTGAAGAAAAATCGTGTTTTTTACTATCCAGGTAATCTTCTAGCGATAAAGGGATAACAAAAGACTCTTCTCTTTCTATGGGATATTGGGTTCTAGTTGGGGTATAACTGCTATTGAATATTTTTGATCCCCCAGCCTTCAATCCATGGACTGTATGGGTTGTACAATTGCTTGAACTTAAGTCATAGACGTCGATTACATGACCGTAGTTTTTTGTCGCTTCCCCCGCATTTTGGGGTAGCCATGTTGGTTTTGTGCCATTTATCCATAATGAATAGAAATGTTGATATGTTTTTTCAACATCTGCATCGTTGATTGAAAAAACACGAGCATTCATTTTGTACAGCTCATGCCTAAAATAATTTCTAGCATCCTCACCTTGTAAATATATAAGAATACCATCGCCAGCGACGCCAGCAGTACCTGTACGCCCAAATCGACCATAAGTAAAAACGTGAATATGGTTATCTTTGTGAATTGAAATATAAGAGTGTCCTGCCTCTACTCTTTCAGTCCAAACGTAGACTCCATCCGATAGCTGCTCATCAGCTCTATCACACACTCCTATAGCATACTCATTATATGTAGATTGCGAACTATTAAAGTGTTGGTGCGGAGGAGCTATAGGTTTATCTTGTACTACAAGATTATATGCGCGAGACATCGGTTCATCTTCTTTACTGTAGCAATCTGTGATGGAGTTTATCAGTCTTGCTTTACACGGACAGGAGCTAAAGCTATCCAGTGTTCCAGCCATCATTCTACCATTACCCCATACGTTGCTAACACCACCAAGTATGTTGTATGTTCCCGAGTGTTTGCCACAGGTTACTATGTCTCCTTGACGTGCAGCAGACCTTCCATAAAATTGAAAGGTATCATCACCCGTTAAAATCTGACCGCCACAGGTTGTTTTATCGCCAACTCGTAAAAAATATCCTATAGCCATATCTGTCCCTAAACGTAATTGAACTTAAGTTAAATGTTATTGTTGACCAGCGTTAAGGTATTGACAAGTTATTTTTAACAATTACTAAGAGTTACAATAGATAAGAGTAGAGTATTGACGTTATTAATAATATCCAATGAAAATGATAAAGATGCTATTATGGCAACAGCTTATGTAAGAGGGGGGATGGTGTTAATTAATCTAGTTTTCAAACCCCAAACTACTGAGTATAAATTTAAGTATACAAAAAATTATTTATAAATTTATATTAAATAAAAAAATGCATTGAATGTTAAGATCGAGCCTGGCCTCCGCACCAAAAATTAGACGCTAAGAGCGTCTTTTTTATATTTAGCCTAAACCCTATTATTGATTTTGAGTCTATTTTTGATATTCAAAAGTACCATCCCATTCGGGCAGTTCAGCAGGAGGAAGAGGGACAATTTTATCAATATCGGAAAATTTGGCGTTGGGGTATTCATCTCTTTCGTCATTAATCAAAGCATAACGACGAGACCGTTCTAAGTCGATTTTCTGTCCTAAATAATCCAAGCTATTATTAGGATCACTCGTTTTAAATGCTCCTGATAAATTATAAGCACTTTGAGAATCTCCTTGTTTAACTGTCTTTTGATAATAAAATAAAGCTTGCGAGTAATTTTCATCAACAACCAAATAGTTCATCGCTAAACGAAAAGAGGCTTTACTAAAACCTTGACGAGATGCACGATCCAACATCGCACGCCCTAAATCTAGGCGATATAATTCAGGCACTCGAATATTTATAAAATTTTGCCCTATTACATATTGTCCTTCGGGATCCTCCATCACGGCAGCTTTTAACATATACTAAATGCGGCTCCTTTATCCTGCTCTACACCATATCCTCTTTCTAAATAAGTCTCCATAATGTAATAACCAAAAGGAATATTCATTTGAATTAAGCGCTCGACTAACTCGATAACTTCATCCGTTCGATATTTACCAACGGAAGGATCAATATCCCCTTCAGTTATCATAACTTGCAAATTACCTATCGCTTTGTAATGGTCTTTTTCAGCGGCTTGGCGATAAAGCTGCGCTATTTGATTAAAATTGGGATTATCCTGTTCGCTTAATTGCACCGCCTGTTTAAACCAATTGTCTGCTTGCGGATCTAATGGCAGAAAAACATCATCCACCATTAATACTTTGCTATGAACATAAGTCGGTTGCCAAAGAGATTTTTGAGTTATATCTGGATTAGTCGACACTAACGTACAAATAATCGTATTTAAGTCCGGTATTCTTTTTTCTATCATTTCATTTTTTTATCTTCAGATAATTTGTCTTTCTTAAAAAAATTAGGAGACAAATCAGGGTACTTTAATTCTTTTAGCATATCGTAAGTCGTAAAACTCCCCACTTTCATTTCTTCAAGTGCCGTGGTATTTGTCATCACAAATAAATACAGGGGTAAATGATATCCTTCTGCTTTTCTCTTTTTTACCGCCTCTGTTAATGTTGTTACAAGAGGTGAATAACGGAAATATTGATTTTCCATATAAATATAATTGCGGGCAGTCGATATTGCTTCTATACCAACTATTGTTTTAATACCATTGGATTAAAAACGACTATTTTTTTATCCTTAGTAACACCACATGGCATAAAACCTTTTTTAAATATGGAGAATATTTCTTCTAATTTAGAACTCTCATTAAAAGAAAATAAATATCGATAAATACTAGCCATACTTAGCATATGATGACACTCATCACTAACTTCTTCTAAAAATGAATCATATTCGATATTGTCAGCTAATCCTTGCTTCTTTCTCATGAGATATAATTTTCTTTTCCTAATATTTTCCTTTACATAGTCTTCAGTTGACAGCTTTGTTCTGTCAAGAATATTTTTATCTGCCTTTTTATAATCTTCATGAAGGTAAAATTCAGATATGAGATCAGAAAAAAAATCGCTCCAAATTGCATATGGACTTGAAACATTTTGATCAAAAAGGAGTTTTATAGCATTTTCTTTATCTTCTATAATTTCATATCCTTCTAATTTATCAGAAGATCCAGAAAGAAAATTAGAGCTTTTTAAAAAAAGCATTGGCTCCATATAAAAATCTATTGTTTCATGCATTGATATCACCCTAATATTTTACTCCAACAATCAAACACTCTTTGCCTTCCTATTTGGCTAACATCCTTACCAAATATTTTTGTGTTATACATATCTTTAGATCTAATTATATTCCCATCCATTATGCCTTTTTTAGCTATATCTTGTATGTTAGCTACTTGTTGCGATATAACTTCTTTAGATTGTTTAAGATCTATTCTATCTAAAGCATTTCTAATCGCATCTGTGTATCCGTGATGGTTGCCTTGGTGCCTTGCCATTGCACTAACACCATTGTCAGCTTTCCTCAAGTCAAGAATATGCCGTTGGCAGCAACATCAATACCATATTCAATTTTTATCAAAGCAGGATGATTTACCAATTCCTTCGGTATAACCTTGCTCGGTGACTAATATGACCACCTCTTGCTTAAACTCAGTGGTATAAATATTGTTTGTTTGTTTTTTCATTTAGCACCTAAATAATTGGATTAGATTCCATTATTAAAGTGATCTGTTTTATTAAAACAGATCACTCACTGTATCAAGCTAAAGAAGAACAGAAAAAGAATTTAATACATTCGACAAGCTTCTCTGTGATGGCCTCGCGACTAATAAAAAGTGGTCAGAAGGAGATAGCTGTCGAGCCCTTAAAAGTCTTTAGGGCAACGGGAGTGGGCTGAACTGAAAACTTACATTATCCTAGGTTCATTAAAGGCATAGATACGGCAGGTAGTTTGATATTGCGACTCCATTATAACAATGCGTGACAGCTATTGTGCGCAATACAACACAGAGAAG
This genomic window contains:
- a CDS encoding PAAR domain-containing protein; protein product: MAIGYFLRVGDKTTCGGQILTGDDTFQFYGRSAARQGDIVTCGKHSGTYNILGGVSNVWGNGRMMAGTLDSFSSCPCKARLINSITDCYSKEDEPMSRAYNLVVQDKPIAPPHQHFNSSQSTYNEYAIGVCDRADEQLSDGVYVWTERVEAGHSYISIHKDNHIHVFTYGRFGRTGTAGVAGDGILIYLQGEDARNYFRHELYKMNARVFSINDADVEKTYQHFYSLWINGTKPTWLPQNAGEATKNYGHVIDVYDLSSSNCTTHTVHGLKAGGSKIFNSSYTPTRTQYPIEREESFVIPLSLEDYLDSKKHDFSSLTIIEMTGVFKEKYPNINSGKPTEKGVKQSGYEAGTQSLSTVGSSGISSEGSRGIFGSTFDAETPDES
- a CDS encoding DUF6396 domain-containing protein translates to MLKAAVMEDPEGQYVIGQNFINIRVPELYRLDLGRAMLDRASRQGFSKASFRLAMNYLVVDENYSQALFYYQKTVKQGDSQSAYNLSGAFKTSDPNNSLDYLGQKIDLERSRRYALINDERDEYPNAKFSDIDKIVPLPPAELPEWDGTFEYQK
- a CDS encoding AHH domain-containing protein; protein product: MARHQGNHHGYTDAIRNALDRIDLKQSKEVISQQVANIQDIAKKGIMDGNIIRSKDMYNTKIFGKDVSQIGRQRVFDCWSKILG